Part of the Ctenopharyngodon idella isolate HZGC_01 chromosome 24, HZGC01, whole genome shotgun sequence genome, agagtagattttagtcatagttttagtcattcaaaatgcatttttatttagtcatcatCTCGTTTTCGTCCGTGAAAAAATGTCGTTGACGAAAATTATGACGGAAATTATTCGTCAATGAAATTAACACTggtcccagggaatgcatgaactgctACAATGTATACTTCCAATGCAATGTAAGTTGATTTAAATGTAggcgtctgccaaatgcatgtgCATAGATGTGTAATAATAGTCATGTGTTCACGGAATGAATAATTGAATATTTAGTTAGAGAAAGTTTAAAGTGTAAGGACAAACTGTACTGTTGGCTTGACAAGTGTAAAATAGTTTCATTAAACCACTTCAGACTCTATTAGGCTTAACCAGAACATTTAACACAACTTCAACagaaaaacacatcagatccTGACAGACTTCATTAGACCATATAAGAACCATTGAAGACTACTTCAGATTCCATTAGACCTCTTCAGACTCCTAATAAAACCACATAAGATCTCAGCAGACTTCATTAGACCATGATATACTACACAATATCAGAACTGTACTGTCCCTAAGGAACATAAGAAGATAGCATATTCAAACACTTTACTGTTTAGTTTGTATTTACAGTGGGTATGAAACGTCTACACACCCCTGCTAAAATTACCcccacttttttaaaataaatgtagcaTAAGCATATAAAAAAGACAACTGATTAACATGGCCATCTGTTATATCAGGGTATATATCTTGGGAATTTGCCCAAGGGTATCTCTTTATGGTATGATTGTGTGTGTGgcatttgtgtatttgtttatatgtatgtaCCAGTTTATTTACTTTATCTAAAATAATCTTTGAAATAATCTAAAATCATTCCCGATCCCTCCCAGAATACCCAGGACAGGACGTTGTGACTCTGGACTATCGACTACACTATTACCCCAGTATCATGTATGCAGTTATTGGCAGTGCCGTCATCTTTGTCCTGGTAGTGGCACTGCTGGCTCTTGTCCTGCACCATCAGAGAAAGCGAAGTGTCCTGCTGCCACAGGGGGTCTACAGAGGCGCCTGCCACCAACCTCTCCTGCTGTCCCGGCTTGTCATAGTGGACAGAGGACATGTCCGTCCTGGAGGCCATGGCCTTTCACCCCAATATCCGCCCCCATCAGAGACATTCAGCTCAGTCCATAGTCTCCAGCTGCTCTCTCATTCACAATATCCTAGAACTGCCATAGACTTGCCACCAACATACTCGCAGGCTGTGCTGGATGTTGGGTATgcttataaatgtttttaaatataataatgtataataatgcttataaatgaaattatatgtCAAGATTTTCTAATTAAGTTTCAAGCGGCAAACTGGACATAGCTGTATGAGCTATATGAAAAAGGATTTTAGCATTTGCCTTTCTAGTTATTCTAAAGTGTGTTGAAACTGTTAGGTAGCATAGTAAGTTGAAGTAGAATATATAAGTATGTCAAAATAAATACctagttctggcatgaaactctagatggcgcaggctgataggtctaACTCATTTGGTAGTGATTACATTATCTACATAGCAGCTGATTGGTTGTTGTTGCCTCAGCGGCAAATGAGCTGcggctcaacattcaaacaaataCCAGTGTGTTGTTGGTAGTAGTGtgcagcgcgctttcagaaaccctccaccttccccagctccacctgtatagatctgacATTGCAATATCCATTACCAGGCCAATCTCTATTAACATACCAATCtccagagagttgtcatgacagaactgcaTTAGTTGTTCAAAACTTGTGAAGGTCTAACACCACTGATTTCACCTGTTTATTAATAACTTGCTCTGTcctgcaaccataatcaaatatCTCATCTTAGAAAGCTcaacactcttttttttttttctacagccGACCCTCATGGTTTGACCTCCCACCTCCTCCTTACCCTCCAGAGACTGAAGCTCAATCTGAGTCAGAACCACCTGTCTATGAAGAGCCAGTGGAATCCACAGAATCAGCCATAGCTGTACCATCTCAAACCCGGACCAACAACTccagcactgactccagctgtgCAGAGGAGTCTCAGCAGCCACCACTGTAAATCCAGAGGATGCGGACTGCTTGTACATTATGCAAAAACTGTGCAGAGTGTTCAGAAAGACAAGCATTGATGACGGCGAAGGTTGCAGGATTCACAAAGCACTTGTATGGCATGTTAGTGGCACCATCTGGTGGCCAATTAACTGCATTACTCTTCTCAAAACCAATGCTGttggcagtaaaaaaaaaagctacagaTGGTACTCATCCATCTTTTTACTACTGCTGCAATGTACAAATGATACTCTTGACCAGAGTAATGGTATAAGGCTTTCACTTTGTGAAAGCTAAAGCAGCTAATCATTCCCATGAGTGGCAGTTTGAGTTACAGAGAAGTGTTCAACATTTTTCATAAAGTGTAAAGGACAGTTGTTATTCTATTTAATTATTGCCTGTGTACATAGAGATCAGTGTTAGCATTCCCCGTGAGTCTGATGTAAATTTAGGAATGCAgaaactgtttttgtgaagaggGCCTCTGTGCCATTTCTTTGTTTATGAACATGTTTGAAGTGGACTAATACTTCAAGCATTTTATGCTCTAATTCTGTGTTATGCTCTTCACATACAGCACTGTTATATGTAATGACTGCTCTCTTCTGTCTCTGCTCCAGACAGATTTACAATGAACCTGCAGCTCTTTCTAAACAACCTGATTATTatagattaataaaaaaaaaaaaaaaacttttctacATATGTCTGGCAATATGGCACAACACCAGGATGACCGAATTAACCTTTTTTTGTTTAACctttgcagcagcagcagcagtcaaCTGAAACAAACCATCCAAAACAATACATAAATGAGTTGGATTTCccaacttattattattatttttttcttcacattGAGCACattggttctcaaacttttcagGCAAAGTATGGCCTTCAAATCAGAGTGCCAAAGTACCACCTAATCTCCAGGTTTAAACGCAAGCTTAAGGACATCCACCAGTAAACATCCACcagattttgattaatttcAGTAACACATTAGTTCAGATAGATTGAGTGTGAACagataaacattattttacaatCCAACACTGCAATCCAATTTAAACACACTAATatccaataaataaatgtatttataaatttgGACCATTTTCGTGTATCCCACTTGTAAACAAACTATCAGCTTTATACGtcttacagatgcataaatatgTTCAAATTTTAATCAGATTTTCTAAATAACATAGAAAAtaacaatttgaataaaataatctcAAATGAAATGTATAATAGTTTAATAGTCATCTTGCGTACCTTTCTCTGTGTTAAAGTTGCTTATGATCAGTTcagatttaaatatttaaccaGACAACAGTAGACTGATCATGAATTGAAAAAACAAATTTCACTTGATCTTTGACACATAAAATTAATTGTACTGAGCATACTGTACGTTTCAGAACTCAAAGCATCTTTGTTATTCCAATAACATCTTTTATAGAAACTGAGCTGCCAGAATGACTCACTTTATATTTCCTTGTCTTTATGATGTAATAGTGATGAATACATCAACACAGAAACACATCCACACCTACTTCTCCAAGAGGTCTGAGTGGGGACGGTCTCCCACAGACCATTATAAACCTCTACTCACCCTTTTGACACTGGTCAACCGGTGTGTATGACACCTTCTTCGACAtcaaaggccctgtttacacctagtATTTACAGTGTTGAgtacattactttaaaaaagtaattagttatagttactagttacttctcacaaatagtaactgagtcacatcattataaaagtaactaattaccagggAAAGGAACTATtgcgttatttaaaaaaaaaaaaaaaaaaaaaaaaactttgaccacttcattaagttttgttttgtagaaagcctttctttaaagtgaatttcgttttgtaaaaattgtatcttcattttaatcaatatttcatcaaccaattgcctggatttaataaataagaagcagacaatataatcatgacatagcagcctggtctcattgttaatacgtaggtattaatacgtgactttcaaagacacaaaacgtacaattttgtacgtttagagaggtgctaaaacgtacaatattgacataattatggcactaaaacgtaaaaatacttacgtttttttacagcgaaaaaacttaaaatatttacgaatcttatcatgttttaaagatatatgtataatttcccttttatcgttttgtagataaatgtaagatccctaaaccccatcccgaacctaaaaacctacccattttatacagaatgttaaaagaataattacataatggacagaaatgtgtaggaaaatgacaattttagtaaaactataacattaaaacgatattttgagccactaatcctacacctacccctaaaccaacccataaccatttctttacctactaaaagaatgacagacaaacaagcgtaatcacaataatttattttttttgcgaaaatgtcaaaagtggtaccaaaagtagttcaaatgataatgagttccagtcacagtcctctctggcggtaatagttttttatagggtacagagcagaatttaacttattaatccatgaaaatatgatgaatccggcttctctccgtgaaggcgcgcactcatttcaaatgtcaatccactgaaacacggcatgtcgcaatctgtgacgaagcaggtgagaaccaatgagcgttcgatatcagtgccgtaaaccatgtcgtaacgcttctcgagggtttccccactttcaaatttgaatcataacgagcgcgagctttgactgtgatggtcgctgttgctgagatcaaaatgaagatcgatggatgaagggctgaatttggatctgttccttacaaacatatggattctaaagatttggagtacagcgaacaaataagattgatgtgatttgtgaatttatgttgtgttttggtgtatcttatggttgtattgtcagtcactgcataggagaaaacgccttctgtgtcgcacagcaaacaaactaaatattacaaaatggttaaacaattacagaaaaattattcataaggttttaaattgtagtcttgtttaacattatgtaatcctccgaaacaagcagcacaagtcacgaacagaaatgttatttcatattaagtagatgagtaaactgctttcaataacttcgactaaaaacattaaatcattaaagccacgattttaatattaatacatgggaattcatatacattcacactttacgttacatgatttacgtttttattgctgttaataaagtatttttacgttttagtcctctaaatacgtcaatgttgtacgtttttgtgtgtatgaaaacgtaagtaaatgtacgtgtggtagaaccacaatttacgtaaaaatacacacgtattctcatgagatcacgttggttTACATCAGTAAAAagcaatttaaaacatttaaaatattaaaatacacctatatatatatatatatatatatgtggttaatgttatttaaaatcaCATATAAAGGGGTAATCAGCTCCAGAGCAACACAGTGAAAGTAGCTGAAGTATAACTGAAAAGGTAACTTAAACAGTAACTTAAACTGATACAAGCATAAATGATGAGGTCTGCATGAAACTGATGCTTTGCTTGATTTCagtacagtgtaacaaagataAGTAGTGTGATATGTACACAGGAAACTGTTAGGAGAGGCAACAAATAGGGAATTCTACTAAGGATGAAGAAGAATAACACTGCACAGGAGCAAACAAAAGTCCTGAATGAAACTTGACATTGTTGTGGGGTGAGTGGTGAGTTTAAATGCAGTCCTTAATGAGCTGTCTTGATTGTTTACAGGTGCACATAGTTATTATTCCAGGGAACATGAGTCTTTATCTACAGCTGCTATttcattaaaatcataaattaatTAGTCCATGTTTAATGTTGAGTAaatttaaatagagagagtcacacaatcaccttcttcatctggactctcacactgtttaTTCAAGGTAAATGTttgaataacattttaaattaaaatattataatgttattaacaGTGAATGTTACACAAATATCCTGCTTTTTCCAACAGGTTTCAGTGGACAGGTGACTGTGACTCAGACTCCTTCTGTAAAAATGGTTCAGATTGGTGAATCAGTCACTATAAActgcaaaacaaacacagaagtGACAGATGGCTGTGTAGGTTCATTTACTTGTATGGCCTGGTAccagcagaaacctggagaagctcctaaactcatGATTCATTCTGCAAaccaaagagtttcaaacactccatctagattcagtggcagtggatccagaactgatttcactctgaccatcagtggagtccagactgaagatacaggagattattactgtcagagttaccaCTATATCAACAGTAAagatgtgttcacacagtgataaagagtggtacaaaaacctcggtcagtcagacgtcacagtgatgcactgatacagctgagagatactgcagctgctcataaacacaatcacacacaacactgatcacagacaaacactaataacactaaATCATCTAAATCAACATCAATCTTGTGTTTATGAAGAGAATGAGTCAGTGTTTAATATGATCATCATGTTTTAGGTGTAATATATGatccctgtcaatcaaactgaacagactgaattcagTCACTTCTGCTGTCTGGACGTGATGCTTTCcatttgattttcatgacattttcatatatattttcatcatCACCACATTTTCAGCAGAAGTGAAACTGGTGTGTTCCAGTCCAGATCATGTGACCAATCAAACAGTGAGACTGAAAAGCCCATTTGCATTGTCAGGGTGGAGTGATTGTGATCCTCTCAGAATAGAGCAGCTCTGTCTCCAGAGACCATGTTCAAACCCCAAGagctttatttgacatttacatcaAGTTTGTGAAAAGCACCTGCATCTTCATCTGTTAGTTGAATGAAGTTGTCAGACACAAAGTGAACTTGTTGAGAAGCTTTATTGAATGTTACAGCAGATTGAAAGATCACACAGTGCTTTGACACGCCAGCTCTCTTTCAGTATTGAGTTGTAAATCACTACAGCTGCAGCACTAGACTCATGTGAATCCTGCCTGACACAGGACACTCAGATACGGCTCATCTTCAGGAGAGAAACATCAGCACTCAGAGCTCTTGTGGAACGAGACCTCATGAGGAGCTCCATCATGTGTTACTCTGCAGACGTACACCTCTCCCTTTTCCCAGCGTGCTTTGCTGAGGGTCAGGACGCTACTGCGGCTGTAGcggccgtcccgctggctctctGCGCTGGTCACGACCCCctcggtgacctctgacccgtccAGTGTCCAGCTCACCAGCGCCCCCTGTGGAGAGTAAGAGCTGAGCAGGCAGAGCAGTGCGGCTGAGTCTCCAGAGATCTGCAGAGAAGAGGGCGGCAGCAGAGACACTGAGGGCTTCACTGTGGGACCAGCTGCAggagacaaacacaacacattcacaaacacaaagaaaacacactgtttcactcacagcatttcaacagcagcaaaaatcaCGACAATCTGATCCTTCATGTCATTCAACATCACTAGAGATGATATATACAAATTACACAAACACTATATACATGTAACTCAATTTCAAACTGCAGTTTTGTGACTAAAaccaaattaaaattatatcactgttaacaattacaaaacaataaattaaacatttctatacgtaatcatattttatataaattgtgcttttttttataaagcacTGAATTATGAGCACAACTTGAACAAAAGAGAATCAGTATTATTGACTTAACATAACATTAACATAACATTTACATTCTGATGTTAAATCTCTTCTTAAACATGATATTGAcaatgaaacacatttacaataactatatgaatttttttttctgaatgtttagattatataatcataaaacaatttgtaacactttaacctcttatatatataacacattttttttaatgcaccttataatgcattgtatgatctcatgaataattgtaaccataTTTATACTACATCATAAATCTTATCTATTCATTGAACACaactttagaaagtataatgcctTAAAACGAAAGCATTTCAGAATCTGaaaatattacaatgcattttaactttggttataaatatttatgaaaatatataatgcattgtaaTGTTCATTACGAATATGTTTATAATGCTTTATACATCAGCACTTTAAGTTAATGTTAAGTATTTTTgatgtattatgtattttaatacacATAATACATAACCACATTATACCTCATTATAATATAATCTATTCATTGTTACAACTTTacaaagtataatgcattaaaaaacgACAAACAAACAGTTTCAGATCTAACAAGAAATCTAGAAATATTCTAATGCATTTTATCTTTCAATACTTTATGACAAGATATCAGGCATTATAACATGCATCCAAGTAAAGCATTACCACAATATCTAAtactaattataattaataaatgttgttcttgttttaaaatctaaattaatagtaataataataataatttttattatatatatatatatatatatatatatattagaaattAAACAGACCGACTTACCGAGCACCAGTTTAGTTCCTCCACCGAATGTGTACCACAGTGATACAATCTAATGAAACGGTCGTACAAAAACCTCTATTCCACTCGAGTGAACACAAACTCcagcagaaagagagaaacaacacTTCAACACACTGATATTAGAAGAAACTCAGATCTTCTCAACACTTATTTAGATTATAGACAAAATATGTTGTTATTGCTTGAAAAACAGTGTAATTCTTTTCACAAGCAGTTGAAGAGTTTATTCATCTACAACAGATATCATTCAGTTTGACTTTCTATCctatatttctcattcattctctTGTTGTGTGCTGATATAACACTgtgtaaagaaatatatttgatGATCTGTGACCTCTgaggtgacctttgacctcttttaTCATGGATGATGTTGTGGAGTTTCTCATAATGATCTTCTGTTCTTCATATGAAGCTCAATCATCATGATTCACAGAAAAACCTGCAGCTTCAGACTTCAATCTTCAGTCAAAATGTGGACAAATAATCATTTTGCATGTTCTACACAGTCAAGCATGTTTTCATATACAGGTCTGTTATAAAAGTATCTGGACTCATTATGAATCTCCACACAAGATCATGAAACGTGAACAAGCTCTAATATGTCTCCATCTTTATCAGCCTGTTTCTTCTCCATTTGATGATTTCAGACACACATGAGGCTTCATGATAGATGGAGTGACACCATGAACTCTGATTAGAGATTCACAATCAGTCCTGATACTTTCTGAACAGACTCATGATTCATGATCTTACTTTAGTGATGGAGGTTCATCTAGTGGAAGTGTAGCAGTGATGatggtcacatgactgaatATGGACACAGATGTGGACGTTCATCTGCACATCCTCAGTGTCTCAGTGtcagaatgaaaataaaactactgaactaactaaaaatatcattagtcatcattctgtaactctagggtatattagtttgtctgttgtaaatcctacccacttctttgcattgtcacacatgcttcagtgctctgagagtgtttatagtgctgtgagtttaacacttcatgactgagagcagaacagaacacaatcttcatcatcacacaagacgaaagaacaacaatgaacaaaatcaccttcttcatctggactctcacactgtttgctcaaggtttgtgtgAGACAGTctttacaataattattaattcttttaaaatgtcaaatatatatttcattttgtttctgttttctttcagagtgtagaggacagatcaCTGTAACTCAGAATCCATCAACAATAACagttcaaccaggacaagaagtcagaataaactgtaaaaccagcagtagAGTGTATAATGGTAATGAAAtagcctggtacttacagaaacctggagaagctcctaaactcctcatatatgcagcaacaagccgttatactggaactccatctagattcagtggcagtggatctgacagtgatttcactctgaccatcagtggagtccagactgaagatacaggagattattactgtcagagtggACACAGTGGTccagtgttcacacagtgataaagagtggtacaaaaacctcggtcagtcagacttcacagtgatgcactgatacagctgagagatactgcagctgctcattcaacacaatcacacacaacactgatcaGTGATGGAAGGGGTTCATCATAAAAGACCACCTTAAACAGTTGCATTTTCTGCAAAATTCGAACAATTACTTATTCATTTGGAAGACACTCCCCCCCAAAAGTGACTTGAAATGAATATCTACATGAGCATTTGATCATCAGTGAGTCAAAAATACTGCTCATGTTTctgtgtttaaatgtaataatataaatcaGATGATTAACTACACTTTTTAATCTGGTTATTCTCAAACCTTTCATTTCCCAACATCTGAAAGAGCCTCATCAACCTAATTCATATAAGTGGAGAAAAATTAGACCTCAATTACTATATAGAAAAACTTTCCTACATCATCCTAAACAACTTTTTCACAGACAGAAATTGGTTTCCAAACAAAATATCACACATGAGACCATACAAacacttggtaacactttagagatgcaccgatgtattgGCTAACAATCGGTATggaagctattattatcactattggCCATcagccgattgtttaaaaactgccgatggtcagggccgattatatcctgtcaatcaaaagggtgcgaaaagacgtgttcagactgcaactcatacatagcctactgtgtgtgaagaaactcgctcttgtgttgaattttaacgcattaacagattaaaaatagtgacgttaaagcaggctctttttgaccctatgaatcacccatagttcaagccagggttgccaggtctgcgtttttttcttcaaatattaCTTGTAGCACCttgcctcccatccaataatcgcaaaaagatttgtgctttattacttctgataagaattaaagtttcatttttcaaattctgtccattttatcatgaaattcaaacactaaatgacattttgatgctcttaaatgtgacgtgtcagatcgctgtaatgcctcagttcaggcggcagcgcggagcgcgagtcttttcttcctctttaatacaagttatatctcgaaaaatatgaatgaacatcaaaggtatgttgaaatatattgtacaacttaccagaatgtatcatgtctcatgtaatcactttatttgtgtttcaaccacggaaagacgtcaataaaacagcttgtgaacaatatgtcgcatcatgtcacttttacctcgagaatgttttccaatgttcacagttccttagctatatatatatatatatatatatatatatatataaaacactagagaggagcttatttactgttaattatatgtttgtgcaaatttgtCATGAAGACAAGTGCGAAAACgaccttatgtgatactaagttttatacatttcagtttttatttgagtgtaattattatatctgaaaataaacagcagctgaatataaaacttctgttgttaattgtaacctctaatattgtagtgtaccaaatgagagggttccctgtatagtttgcaacattatttgggagcgATTTTTTTACTATCGGtatcagtatcggccgatatcattctgaataatcggctataggtatcggcagagaaatttagtattggtgcatctctactaGGGGTGCTCCGATCCGCCTTTTTCGCTTCCGATACCGATTCCGATACCTGGGattcagtatcggccgataccgatccgatattcaagtaataataaaaaaaagtgtgacattacctaataaactgtatgcatcactgtgtggaagaaactgggatcattcttttgtgcaaggcatcaggcttgacttaaacattactttcctaactttgtaaaacaaaataacaaacagacacaaatgtagtgaattatttattaaataattgtgcatCAGTGCAACAGTGCAAGCTTCACTAGCTTGgtagacattcaaaataaacagaagtcCAGCTGACTCCTTCATCCATGACTcatggcttgtttttcatgaatgttcGGGTCATACATgacataaactaaatatatttatatataaatactataaaattaaaagatttcttttaaatttatagcggagttttttttttttttttttaatgaggcagcaacatatgatagataggacagaacaaaaaatgctattaacaatctttcattgcgcaaaagtattataatatgaacggctcccatacagagcggcacaaagcgcttatgcgcatcccgtgtgcagaatgatgcgcttgaagcatCATGGAGTCGCAGCGCGCAGCATTGAAAAGTTAaaagcacaaagtgaagatATGCTGATGCGTATTGTATTACCGGTATCTTTGTCTACAgatgaagtataataatagaaacattgaatcatcttggagagagtttcattgtgttgactgtCGTAACCGAACATGACTCGCAGTTTAAATGCTGAAttgagaatgactgacagccgcagcggagggaggcatttacgtgaactttaatttaacgacttaaatatttatctgaacctcaaattaaactatggaatggcttctcaacacttggaatatagtgcatggaaactttatggtgctttttaatgtttttgtgccttttgtgggGATTAACAATAACACAGATTAGTATACGCACAATATCGGATTTGGATCGGTCCCATCCGGCCGATACCCGATCcggcaaaaatggcagtatcggagccgatacccgatctgagtatcggatcggtgcatccctaatctCTACTTTATGTTAgagtcttttaactagttgcttttTAGCATACATactactagaatattggctgtttataagtacttattaagcacatattaatgccttattctacattcttaatcctacccaatacctaaacttaacaactaccttactaactattaataagcagtaaattaggagtttgagggtaaagtcgtagttaatagtgaatacattgtccctatactaaagtgttaccaaacactCTGCATACTCCTGAAAAGATCAACGTCACCACTTTAAATTAGACAACATGCCTTCATTattcaataaattaaaacagtatGGTAAGAAATagcagtttgcaatatcaagcagcataataagctgttttgtacagctaaaaataactggaagtgaATGACAAATCATACATTCAATTTACAAAATGGCTATAAATAAGGTGGACTTCGACAATAATCTgccatttctttaaaatgagaccaaacttaagtccTTACTCCAAAGCTTAACTTTtaagacagtttttttttttttttttttttttgacatggacatttttgtcctctaAGGACCTCAGAGTAACttttttaacc contains:
- the ldlrad3 gene encoding low-density lipoprotein receptor class A domain-containing protein 3 isoform X2, whose product is MMWVWYFLLGSGTGSGSVVKSKCGPTFFACANGVHCIIGRFQCNGFRDCPDGSDEDNCTANPLVCSSARFHCHNGRCVDRSFLCNGEDNCQDNSDEENCLTTAEYPGQDVVTLDYRLHYYPSIMYAVIGSAVIFVLVVALLALVLHHQRKRSVLLPQGVYRGACHQPLLLSRLVIVDRGHVRPGGHGLSPQYPPPSETFSSVHSLQLLSHSQYPRTAIDLPPTYSQAVLDVGRPSWFDLPPPPYPPETEAQSESEPPVYEEPVESTESAIAVPSQTRTNNSSTDSSCAEESQQPPL
- the ldlrad3 gene encoding low-density lipoprotein receptor class A domain-containing protein 3 isoform X1, whose amino-acid sequence is MMWVWYFLLGSGTGSGSVDCQLSPGNNFTTECNIPGNFMCGDGECIPGDRQCDNSPDCSDKSDEKGCLKSKCGPTFFACANGVHCIIGRFQCNGFRDCPDGSDEDNCTANPLVCSSARFHCHNGRCVDRSFLCNGEDNCQDNSDEENCLTTAEYPGQDVVTLDYRLHYYPSIMYAVIGSAVIFVLVVALLALVLHHQRKRSVLLPQGVYRGACHQPLLLSRLVIVDRGHVRPGGHGLSPQYPPPSETFSSVHSLQLLSHSQYPRTAIDLPPTYSQAVLDVGRPSWFDLPPPPYPPETEAQSESEPPVYEEPVESTESAIAVPSQTRTNNSSTDSSCAEESQQPPL